Proteins co-encoded in one Astatotilapia calliptera chromosome 18, fAstCal1.2, whole genome shotgun sequence genomic window:
- the LOC113010313 gene encoding zinc finger protein 550-like — protein sequence MPSVQYLREFINERLTAAAEQIFLEFEKTIVQYEEEIDRQRRLLDITWKPQIKLHTADVPQEHVCKEEEEVLAEQQLWNQERSSSVEQEEPEAPQIKEEQEELCSSQQGEQLGLKEETDTFMVTAAAEEGEHSEPGGDEEQLLCHSSAGAESQDQEGGRSADSGPTRIIYRIHCNNPAHARMLARQKNSDAGKKTLKCDVCGRAFKKKCQVKEHRKIHTGEKPHSCKICQRSFTQKSTMLRHMIIHTKEKSYSCLTCGKTFSQSGNLYVHMRIHTGEKPYSCKTCGKTFARSNHMLRHMKTHTGEKS from the exons ATGCCTTCAGTTCAGTATCTGAGAGAGTTCATCAACGAGCGactaactgctgctgctgaacaaaTATTCTTGGAGTTTGAAAAAACGATCGTCCAGTACGAGGAAGAGATCGACCGTCAGCGCAGACTGCTGGATATCACCTGGAAACCCCAAATCAAGCTGCACACAGcag ACGTCCCACAGGAACATGTCtgtaaggaggaggaggaggttctcgctgagcagcagctctggaaccaggagaggagctccagtgtggagcaggaggaaccagaagctccacagattaaagaggaacaggaggaactgTGCAGCAGTCAGCAGGGAGAGCAGCTGGGACTGAAGGAGGAGACGGACACCTTCAtggtgactgctgctgctgaggaagGAGAGCACAGTGAACCAGGAGGAGACGAGGAGCAGCTCCTCTGTCACAGCTCTGCTGGAGCTGAGAGCCAGGATCAGGAAGGAGGCAGGAGTGCAGACTCGGGACCGACTAGAATTATATATCGAATTCACTGTAACAATCCTGCACACGCTCGCATGTTAGCGCGTCAGAAGAACTCTGACGCAGGTAAAAAGACTTTAAAGTGTGATGTTTGTGGAAGAGCCTTCAAGAAAAAATGCCAAGTCAAAGAGCATCGCAaaatccacacaggagagaaaccgcATTCCTGTAAAATATGTCAGAGAAGCTTTACTCAAAAGAGCACCATGCTGCGCCACATGATAATCCACACTAAGGAGAAGTCGTACTCCTGCCTGACGTGTGGAAAGACCTTCAGTCAGAGCGGGAATCTGTACGTCCACATGAGGATCCACACAGGCGAGAAGCCGTATTCCTGTAAAACATGCGGGAAAACGTTCGCACGGAGCAATCACATGTTACGCCACATGAAGACTCACACGGGGGAGAAGTCGTAG